The genome window ggagtcccttggttacactaccaccaactacatgttgctctgcctggagtcccttggttacactaccaccaactacatgtagctctgcctggtgtaccttggttacactaccaccaactacatgtagctctgcccggagtaccttggttacactacctatacatgttgctctgcctggagtaccttggttacactaccaccaactacatgttgctctgcccggagtaccttggttacactaccaccaactacatgtagctctgcccggagtacccctgaagtatcCCGTCGTGTGCATTTAGGCAGTAGGCATGGTCATGAATCTTCTTAagaaccccctgtggataggttATTACCCCTAGGGATCCTGGCACCCCTGGTTGAGCCCCtgtttttgtgtgtattgttaacAACAAGACTTtccactgagtggacaaaacattaagaacaccttaatATTTAGTTGACCCCCCccagcacctactaccatagtgTACATTGTCAGTGACAGATCCCAGTAAAAATGGCATACATATGTATACCCAAACAAAAATATCCTAGGTGTTGTGTACAAACCATTTATAGACGACTACCATCACCTGCTGGTCACAAATACATTTCCTTCACTACAAATGTGATTATACACTCAGAACAGCATTTTCTAAATAAACTGTCTTTACACAAGTTTGTATTCAAAACTATTTATTTCATTCTGACAAAATGatttacaaaaacaaaatacttttaaataaACACACAAATTAATATTTACATCATTACTCTACTGGCTCATTTTCCCCAATGAGAACAAAATACTGCACACATCCAAACAGTGAAATAACAGTAAAATAACAGGGCTTCTCCAGCCTGGACTAGGGGAACAGGGGGCTAGCAGTAAGGACCTGGGATAGAGGGTAAGGGGTTTGTTTTAAGAGCAGGCATATCATTTGCTCTGGACCAGAAAATAGCTTGTGTTGTTAAAGCGAATAACttcccccttctcctcttcttcctcctccttcctctcttcttcctgtgggACCGGTTCCCCGTAGACTGGGTGGTCAAAGTTCACGAGGGCATGTCCTTCCTGGGTAGGCAGGGCTGTGACTGGGGGGGAGGGGcaagcaggagaggaggagacgggACTCAACCTCCACAGTTTAGACATGAACCTCTCCCtgtgcctgagagagagagagggcgggtggagggtggggagagagagggtgtaggaaagagaaggagaaaggagggaggaaaggcaGTGTGAGCAGAGAAAGGGAGCAAGACAGAGGGGAAGGTATTTAGATAAATGGTGTTGTGCTTGTTGTTTCTGTAGATGACAAAATTAACAGCTAGTTAATTAACTGATGGTTAATCATGATAACCATAGATATGTACAGGACAGGGTTTAACATAGATTGTTCAGACTGAATACAGTTGTTATCTTAGTGAGGATCAGAGTGGAGGTGAAGAACAGAGGGGAGTGGTTTACCTGTAGAGGTAGGCGGACAACAGAGTGATTGACAGCAGCACACAGGAAGCAACCACCCACAGGACATGAGGCCACACCTCCACATCACCCCGAGACtcagagactgggagggagagagggagggagggagggagggagggagggagagaggggaaaacagagggGTTGCGAGGCAGAggggaaggagcgagagagagagggggaggtagagagggagggagtgggagggagggagagtgggagagggatcgagagggagagagagggggagggagggagggagagaaagagagaggagaaaggagagggggaggggagggggagagagagtgcgggTGAATGATATTAATAAACTGTTACACTATTATACCGACGTGTACAGTGGTACAGTATTTGTGTGAAACTTAAAGAATGGGGTGAGATGAGTTGGCCCAGGTTCTGTGTTTCCTGAAGCACGTTCAGTTGATGAGGTTATGACATTAGCTTCCTGTTATGGCCTTCTGTAAGGTAGGGGGATTTCTGACCTTGAAATATCCCACTTAACTCtctctaacacaaacacactgtagCTTCAACCAATCGACATACAGTAGCTCTCTGTCCCACGAACCTGATGTCTCTTCTGTCATACCAGAGCCAGAATCTGTGTAGTCTGTGTAGTCCTgctagagagacagaatgagacaatgtgagaaagaaagacaactaggaccactgtgtgtgtgtgtgtgtgtgtgtgtgtgtgtgtgtgtgtgtgtgtgtgtgtgtgtgtgtgtgtgtgtgtgtgtgtgtgtgtgtgtgtgtgtgtgtgtgtgtgtgtgtgtgtgtgtgtgtgtgtgtgtgtttcttaccATAACAGGAGAAAGATCGCTGAACGCAGTTGGCACAGGGGCTGTAATAAAGGACATTCACCATGAACCACACAACTGTTCACACGTACACAGCTAACTGGCTAATACTTCCACTAGtgtagaggagtgtgtgtgtgtctggctgggTACATGAACAGGATCCGTTGAAGGGTAAGGGAGTTGACAGGTACTCTGTAAAGCTCTGTAGAAGGTATCTGTTAAGACTAGAGACCAGAGCAGAAAGGAAGGAACAGGGAGGGGTTGTCATGGCTACCTTTGTCTATGGGCTGGATGGTTCTAGTTAGCCTGTTCCAGGATGATAGTATGGAAGAGTTGAATTAAGCACGTACAGatctggtgtgtgttacctgtccaGGTGTTGGCGTAGACAGCCGTGCTCCATTCACTCCAGTGGCCATCAAACTCTTCCTTAGCTCTGAGTTGGATCAGGTACTGTACTCCTGACAACGCATCTGTTATAGTGTAGAACCGGGCTGTGGTGGTCCCTTTTATCTACatgcacaccaacacaccaacacttttgttttactatccttattCACatttaaaatcctattttccctaacgcctaaacctaaccttaaccgcaaaccccctaaccctaattataaccctaaccataaatcTAACCCCTCAGCCTAAAATAGCCGTTTTCCTTGTGGAGACTggtgaaatgtccccacttgaattgtccttgttttactaaccttgtgaggacttctggtcaccacaatgatagtaaaaccaaaaacacacacagatgacaAAATAGAAAAAGTAATGTCTGTTTGAGCCAGAACAGAGCAGGCTAAATGAACATGGGTCATTACACAAACACCCAGAcgcacacaccaacacacgcATGCGACACCACACACCTGTGTTCCGTGTGGCATGGTGTGGTATCTGAGCTCATAGAGCAGCTCGTGGTAGCGGTCTCTCTCTTTCCAGGAGTGAGGAACAGCCCAGCTCACCCTCAGTCTCTTCTCCTGCCCCTCCACACCCCTCACCACTACTGAGCTGGGGGGGTCTGGCTTAACTacacacagggagggagggagggtgagaaggtgagagagggagaggaggaggagaatgttAGCAAGGTGTCTTATTGAGTGGTCTGTTAAACATGCACACAAACCTAtactcacatcacacacacacacacatgcctgcacgtacgcacacacatcacacacacacatgcacacatacaaacagacacacacacatgcctgcacgcacatcacacacacacatgcacacatacaaacagacacacacgcacatgcctgcacgcaagcacacacatcacacacacgcacacatacaaacagacacacacgcacatgcctgcacgcacgcacgcacacacatcacacacgcacacacacgcacatgcctgcacgcacgcactcatatcacacatacacacacacagacacacacgcacacacacacacatacacatacacatgccTTACGCACACAGatatcacacacactcactaatgTCCAGAGGTGTGAAGTCTAGGAGAGGGCTGGTGGTGTTGCCAGCAGTGTTGGTGACACACAGGTAGGCCAGGTGTGGCTCTCTACTCTCCTTCTCTTGATGACCTATAGCACACCAACACCGAGACAGCAGGGCGGAGTAGGAACAGTTGACACGAGAGAATGACCCTGATAGACTGAGAGAGATAGTTAGTATTCCACCCACACTGTTCTGTCGGCATCATCTGTATGATAAAGTAAGTAATTTAAGACAAATTaatgaggaagaggagaaagaagagggtGATGAGAaagtggaggaagaagagggtgatgaggaagaggagaaagaagagtGTGATGGGGAAGAGAAGAAAGAAGGTgatgagaaagaggagaagagggtgatgaggaagaggaggaagaaaaggGTGATgcggaagaggaggaagaaggaaaAGAAGATGTGTGCTCTCACCCTTTCCGTAGGAGGAGGTAGCACTGAGGGACAGGAGTCACCGGTTGACTGGCTGTCCAATCACAGCGGATCTTACTGCTGGGTGACCTCTTATAGCAGGACAGCTTAGGCCTCTCTGGAGGAACTGAAAGACATTCCAGGGGAAAATGTATCATGTTTGTCCGTTGTTCTTATGTGACCATGAATGTCTGCTGCTGATTCACACTTCACAGAACACATACAGTATGGTTGTCAGCTTCAATGACCAGAGGTGATGAGGTTAGACAGAGAGATGCCATCAGTATAACTCACCTGCCACGCTCACCCTCAGAGAGGAGACCAGTTTGCCCCCGCGGTGGCAGCTGTAGTTCCCAGAGTCACCCACCGCCAGGGAGGGCAGGGTCAGAGTGGCGCCTCTCCTCCCTAACACCACTACTCCTCCTATCAGCGGCCTCCCGTTCAGTCTCCACTGAGACCTCCCTCTCAGCCCCCTCGCCAtcctccccccctcctcatcttcctcataGTCATCCTCACTGTCCATCGCATCAGTCCACCGATCAGAGGGCAGCTCAGTGTCAGCCCCTCCCACTCCGCTGTCTCTGGTTGGTTGGAGCGATGTCCCAGTAAGAGGAAATAGTTTCTGTGTATCTGTATGTCCTGGTTGATTGACAGTGTAAAGACTCCACCCTgtatccctctgctctcctcctcctcctttgtgCTCCTCCTCTGTTACATCTTCCACATTCTTTCCATTCCCTTTGTTAACTTCTCTCACAGTAAGAGGGGTGTGGTCTCCTGCACGAGTGTTCCTGATGACGGTTTTCTCCGTACTGTCTGTCCCGGTATCATCTGTCCAGCTTATGACAGGAGTGTCTGTTACAGTAAGGACAATAGTGTCCTTTCCAGTAGAAAATGTGTCTATTCCATTATCACTGCCGTCTTTTATAGCACTGACTGTAGTTCCATTATCACTGCCGTCTTTTATAGCACTGACTGTAGTTCCGTTAGATGTGGTGTCTGTTGTGGTGCTGACAGTGGTTCCGTTAGATGTGGTGCTGACAGTGGTTCCGTTAGATGTGGTGCTGACAGTGGTTCCGTTAGATGTGGTGTCTGTTGTGGTGCTGACAGTGGTTACGTTAGATGTGGTGTCTGTTGTGGTGCTGACAGTGGTTCCGTTAGATGTGGTGTCTGTTGTGGTGCTGACAGTGGTTCCGTTAGATGTGGTGTCTGTTGTGGTGCTGACAGTGGTTCCGTTAGATGTGGTGTCTGTTGTGGTGCTGACAGTGGTTCCGTTAGATGTGGTGTCTGTTGTGGTGCTGACAGTGGTGGGTGGTACTCCGGTAATGACACTGGTGTGTTCGGCCCTGTTAACCATCACCTCCAGCCCGTTCACCTCCACCTGACCACTACAGGCCAAGACCAAAACGCTGCCTGGGGACAACACCAGCACCCTGGGAGGGgggtctggagggagagagaaagacatgagTCAATACTGTACAGAGACACAGACATGGAAACACATGCAGGCATGCATGcacccttatacacacacacacacacacacacacacacacacacacacacacacacacacacacacacacacacacacacacacacacacacacacacacacacacacacacacacacacacacacacacacacacacacacacacacacacgttgaggGGTATAGGTTGTGGTTGACTGGGAAGTACAGATAAACTGAGAGAACACATTGCATAACTGTTCACCAAcccctctctcacttcctctttcaACACATCCCTTCttcccacctctttctctctttctctttccctttctcaaaGTCTATCTCTCTTTCATCTCCTCTCAGTATTTATCTTCTCTCAGCCTGTCTCTTCTTTAacaaactctctttctctctcaccctgtaTGTTATTCTGtttttctctcctcccctatccctctctcccaccattaAAGCTCCGTCACAGAGCTACAAAACATTTGTCTAAATGTTTACTGATTAACATTCTTTactaaaaataaacaaatagTATAACAATCTCTCTGTCTGTGGACCCAACCTCCATAAAGCTGCTGTCACTAGACATTCTCTATAAAGACCGGCAAAAGCCAAACTGGTGACACCAGCTGATAATGTGAAGGAAACCCTGTAGAAACAGAATTATTTAAGGGTTTTGACAAATCTGTGGCTAGTTAGTTTACCCTTGGGTCTGAGTAAACACGATTGGCTCCAGCCTTGACAATGTTGGCCTAATGCCAATACTGTTCCCAGGACCCTGGACTTTCAAACTTATAGTCTCATGTTTAGAAAATAGTATATTTTTGTATATCATTTACAAGTGATATCCAgagcattcggaaattattcagaccccttcaccttttccacattttgttactttacacccttactctaaaatggattatatattttttaaatccttcactttttccacattttattatgttacagccttattctaaaatggattaaaacattaaaatcctcatcaatctacacacaatatcccataatgacaaagcaaattttCTAATTtatagaaatgtttttttttaatattacatttacatacagttgaagtcggaagtttacatacaccttagacaaatacatttatcaCAATTAATGatatttaatcctcgtaaaaagtccctgttttaggtcagttgggatcatcactttattttaagaatgtgaaatgtcagaataatagtagagagaatgatttatttcagcattgatttctttcatcacattcccagtgggtcagaattttacatacactcaattagtatttgttggcattgcctttaaattgtttcacttgggtcaaacatttcgggtagccttccacaagcttcccacaataagttgggtgaattttggcccattcctcctgacagagcttgtgtaactgagtcaggtttgttggcctccttgctcgaacacgctttttcagttctgaccacaaaatttctatgggattgaggtcagggctttgtgatggccactccaataccttgactttgttgtccttaagccattttgccacaactttggaagtatgcttggggtcattgtccatttggaagacccatttgcgaccaagctttaacttcctgactgatgtcttgagattttgcttcaatatatccacatcattttcctgcctcatgatgccatctattttgtgaagtgcaccagtctctcctgcagcaaatacccccacaacatgatgctgccacccccgtgcttcacggttgggatggtgttcttcgcttgcaagcctcccactttttcctccaaacataatgatggtcattatggccaaacagttatatttttgtttcattagaccggaggacatttctccaaaaagtacgatctttgtccccatgtgcagttgcaaaccgtagtctggcttttttatggggggtttggagcagtggcttcttccttgctgagcggactttcaggttatgtcgatataggactagttttactgtggatatagaaacttctgtacctgtttccgccagcatcttcacaacgtccttttctgttgttctgcgattgatttgcacttttagcaccaaagtacgttcctctCAAGGAGACAGAaaatgtctccttcctgagcggtatgacgtctgcgtggtcccatggtgtttatacttgtgtagtattgtttgtacagatgaatgtggtaccttaaggtgtttggaaattgctcctaaggatgaaccagacttgtgaaggtctacaatgttttttctgaggtcttggctgatttcatttgattttcccatgatgtcaagcaaagaggcactgagtttgaaggtaggccttgaaatacatccacaggtacacctccaattgactcaaatgatgtcaattagcctatcacaagcttctaaagccatgacataattttctggaattttccaatctgtttaaaggcacaatcaacttagtgtatgtaaacttctgacccactggagttgtgatacagtgaattatatgtgaaataatctgtctgtaaacaattgttggaaaaattacttgtgtcgtgcacaaagtagatgtctgaaactgacttaccaaaactatagtttgttaacaagaaatttgtggagtggttgaaaaacaagttttaataactccaacctaagtatatgtaaacttctgacttcaactgtaagtattcagaccatttactcagtactttgttgaagcacctttggctgtgattacagccgagagtcttcttgggtatgacgcttcaagcttggtacacatgtatttggggagtttctcccattcttctctgcagatcctctcaagctctgtcaggttggatgggtattgttgctgcacagctattttcaagtctctccagagatgttggatcgggtCCAGGCTCTGGATGGGCctttcaaagacattcagagactcgtccCGAAGCGCCTCCTGcgttctcttggctgtgtgcttagggtcgttgtcctgttggaagatgaaccttcgccccagtctgaggtcctgagcgctctggagacggttttcatcaaggatctctatgtactttgctccgttcatctttccctcgatcttgactagtctttccatccctgccactgaaaaacatccccacagcatgatgctgccaccaccatgctttactgtagggatggtgtcaggtttcctccagacgtgacgcttggcattcaggccaaagagttcaatcttggtttcatcagaccagagaatcttgtttctcatggtctgagagtcctttaggtgccttttgacaaacccCAAGCGgcctatcatgtgccttttactgaggagtggattccatttggaccactctaccataaagacctgattgctggagtgctgcagagatggttgtccttctggaaggttctcccatctccacagaggaactctggagctctgtcagagtgaccatcgggttcttggtcacctccctgacgaaggcacttctcccccaattgttcagtttggccgggcagccagctctaggaagagtcttggtggttccaaacttcttccgttaaagaatgatgaaggccactgtgttcttgaggaccattaatgctgcagatttttttttgtacccttccccagatctgtgcatcgacacagtcttgtctcggagctctacggacaattccttcgacctcatggcttggtttttgctctgacatgcactgtcagctgtgggaccttatatagacaggtgtgtgcctttccaaatcataaacAATCAATGGAAtctaccacaggtgtactccaatgaagttgtagaaacatctcaagaacgatcaatggaaacagaatgcacctgagctcaattccgagtctcataacaaagggtatgaatacatatgtaaataagacatttctgttttttatatttaatcaatttgctaaaatgtctaaaaacgtgttttccatttgtcattatggagtgttgtgtatagattgataaggacatatatatatatttgacaataaggctgtaacttaacaaaacatgggaaaagggaaggggtctgaataccttccgaatgcaccgtacgtTTGTAAGAGAAAGCTTTTCAATTGGCATCTCTCCCCCTGTTTTCAGTCACAGGTGGGGACAGTGCAGGAGGTGGGCTCATGAGTTGTGCTCCAGTTTGACTGAGGATAGCTTTATTTGTGACCTATGTACAAATTAGAATTGTGCACACCAGAGCATAATAGAGTTGCCACATCAATGTTACAATGAGTTAATTAGTTAAGATATTAAATGTTATATTCCAATGTAATTTAATGTTATTAGTTATATTCCATTCCAATATTATATTCCAATGAATATATTTGTTTTATGAATTAAAAACAACTATTGAAAACCGTTTGCTCCTGAATGTCATTGTAAAGACTGCTGGGATTTAAAATCTTGCATTATTTAAATCATATTTAGTGTAGTTGTACATAATGGATGGTCTGGATAAGGAACCACACAGAAAGAACAAAGAAAATGAATGTGCAGGTGAGTTAAATAGAGAACTTTACATCAAATCTCCTTATAGTGCGGATATTAATGGTGATATGCGCaacacgaccccccccccccccatattttATTTAAATCATTAACACAAGACAACTAAACTTAGCTTTTGAGTATTACTTACCAAATCATTTCTATATAAAACTGATTAAATGGATTTTAACACACTTGTGTGAAACCCTATGTCATAATCTTCTACCGGGGTAACTGGTGTCCCCGGGGGCCAGTAGTCTAGTACTTTTTAAGATCCCTTTTCTAAAAACAATATTAAATTAAATAACAAACAAGTGTAAACTGTAGCCATTTATAGTTTATTCCCCTAAACATGACCTTCATCCACATACCATTTATTTTCTCTCAGAACATAGCTTTTTTTGTGTCAGCAATTAGACATTGTTCTTAGGGGGGGCCTAGTTACCCCCTAGTACCCTATCTCTGTAAAATGTCAACAGAGCACTGAGCTTACCAAaagctttttattttcaaagccttttacatGTAATTCAGCTCATGTCATGTTAATTTAGCTTTTTGAGACTAGCAGAAACAGCTTTGCAGATGACCACCACAACATGTAAAATCCTCAATAGTCCATATGAGAAAGCAACACCGCTCTGTCAACAGAGTTCTATATTTAGGTTACGAAATCCAACTTTTTGGATATAATGCTaatgatacactatatatacaaaagtatgtgggcaccccttcaaattagtggattcggctatttcagccacacctgtttctgacaggtgtataaaatcgagcacacagccatgcaatctccatagacaaacattggcagtagaatagccttactgaagagctcagtgactttcactgTCATAGGATTccccctttccaacaagttagttcatcaaatttctgccctgatagAGCTTCCCTggacaactgtaagtgctgttattgtgaagtggaaaccccatttccatctgtttatccagaaatcaaagcctttacttATGCCAAAATTTTAAGATGGAACATTTAAGAAAAATGCATCCATGCCTTTATTTCCCCCAAAATATAAACTCGTAGTTTTCATTTGACATGCTCCAAATATCTAATTTGA of Salvelinus alpinus chromosome 4, SLU_Salpinus.1, whole genome shotgun sequence contains these proteins:
- the LOC139572757 gene encoding uncharacterized protein isoform X2, with the protein product MPSWIRLRVLLSALTVHCFLDGTCPRRDPPPRVLVLSPGSVLVLACSGQVEVNGLEVMVNRAEHTSVITGVPPTTVSTTTDTTSNGTTVSTTTDTTSNGTTVSTTTDTTSNGTTVSTTTDTTSNGTTVSTTTDTTSNVTTVSTTTDTTSNGTTVSTTSNGTTVSTTSNGTTVSTTTDTTSNGTTVSAIKDGSDNGTTVSAIKDGSDNGIDTFSTGKDTIVLTVTDTPVISWTDDTGTDSTEKTVIRNTRAGDHTPLTVREVNKGNGKNVEDVTEEEHKGGGGEQRDTGWSLYTVNQPGHTDTQKLFPLTGTSLQPTRDSGVGGADTELPSDRWTDAMDSEDDYEEDEEGGRMARGLRGRSQWRLNGRPLIGGVVVLGRRGATLTLPSLAVGDSGNYSCHRGGKLVSSLRVSVAVPPERPKLSCYKRSPSSKIRCDWTASQPVTPVPQCYLLLRKGLSGSFSRVNCSYSALLSRCWCAIGHQEKESREPHLAYLCVTNTAGNTTSPLLDFTPLDIIKPDPPSSVVVRGVEGQEKRLRVSWAVPHSWKERDRYHELLYELRYHTMPHGTQIKGTTTARFYTITDALSGVQYLIQLRAKEEFDGHWSEWSTAVYANTWTAPVPTAFSDLSPVMDYTDYTDSGSGMTEETSVSESRGDVEVWPHVLWVVASCVLLSITLLSAYLYRHRERFMSKLWRLSPVSSSPACPSPPVTALPTQEGHALVNFDHPVYGEPVPQEEERKEEEEEEKGEVIRFNNTSYFLVQSK
- the LOC139572757 gene encoding uncharacterized protein isoform X1; translation: MPSWIRLRVLLSALTVHCFLDGTCPRRDPPPRVLVLSPGSVLVLACSGQVEVNGLEVMVNRAEHTSVITGVPPTTVSTTTDTTSNGTTVSTTTDTTSNGTTVSTTTDTTSNGTTVSTTTDTTSNGTTVSTTTDTTSNVTTVSTTTDTTSNGTTVSTTSNGTTVSTTSNGTTVSTTTDTTSNGTTVSAIKDGSDNGTTVSAIKDGSDNGIDTFSTGKDTIVLTVTDTPVISWTDDTGTDSTEKTVIRNTRAGDHTPLTVREVNKGNGKNVEDVTEEEHKGGGGEQRDTGWSLYTVNQPGHTDTQKLFPLTGTSLQPTRDSGVGGADTELPSDRWTDAMDSEDDYEEDEEGGRMARGLRGRSQWRLNGRPLIGGVVVLGRRGATLTLPSLAVGDSGNYSCHRGGKLVSSLRVSVAVPPERPKLSCYKRSPSSKIRCDWTASQPVTPVPQCYLLLRKGLSGSFSRVNCSYSALLSRCWCAIGHQEKESREPHLAYLCVTNTAGNTTSPLLDFTPLDIIKPDPPSSVVVRGVEGQEKRLRVSWAVPHSWKERDRYHELLYELRYHTMPHGTQIKGTTTARFYTITDALSGVQYLIQLRAKEEFDGHWSEWSTAVYANTWTAPVPTAFSDLSPVMQDYTDYTDSGSGMTEETSVSESRGDVEVWPHVLWVVASCVLLSITLLSAYLYRHRERFMSKLWRLSPVSSSPACPSPPVTALPTQEGHALVNFDHPVYGEPVPQEEERKEEEEEEKGEVIRFNNTSYFLVQSK